In Melanotaenia boesemani isolate fMelBoe1 chromosome 5, fMelBoe1.pri, whole genome shotgun sequence, the DNA window TACATTTTAATAGTAATGAccagatcatttttatttttatatttatgtgcCCCTTTGTTTTACATGGCTCTATGTAGGTAGAGCTTCACAGTGTTGTTTCaatgcattttaataaaagGTCCATTCAGCTCTTATCAGTGCTTATTTGACAACATTTGTCTATCAGGAGATGCCCTGCTGCCGTTGAACCATAAGCTGCATTTGAAGCGtgaaaaaacaactgaaaagcaACCTGATGATAGTAAGTATAAAATTTACTTCCATTCTGTGACTGATACAGAAGACTTTGTATTCTATTACATTTAACTTACTTCTAATTTAGACATTAATCTGTAGTATTTATTAGTCATTACCTGTATGGACTGCTTTCATAATTTTAGGTCGCATAGAGAAGAGAGAAATCCGAGGGATCGTTTCTATTTTAGTGGTCTGATCATCTGACCCCGTGAccgcgctcctccctgcagGCACGCGCGCCTCCGGAGTTGCAGAACGAGGCGCGGCTGTCAGAAACAAAGCAGGAGACAAAAAGTGAATACTGACCCTCCCAGTGGAAAGGTACATGAAGAACTAGTAAGACGAGACTACAGAAATCTCCTGCGGACACCAGGAACTGTGTGCGGCTGTATTTGGACACGGATTCCTTCTCCGGACGGCTGGGTCGGACTGCTCGCCGGCGGGACGGAGCTCATCTGCGGACTTAAGAGTTAAAGGCGAGACCGTGTTCAGTGATCTCCTTTTCTGGTTTGACGGCGTTCCTACATGTGACGCAGACTTTTGCTCAAGTTATTAACATTTCagctttgcttttaaaagttagacaaatggtttctgtttttttagaatccgtgtttaatttaatttagttgcgTATTGGTTGTTGCTTATTATTGATACAAAATAGAGCTAAACAGATACCAAAGTTCACTTTCACCAGTTTTCTCTGTGTTATCGCTCGACTTCCAGACTGTGGGAATGAAGCCAAACCTTATCATGAGTAATACAGAGGAAAACCTGTCATGCAagcacactttttcttttcttttacactttACTGTAACTATTTAATATTCTGACCGGGCTAGTTTAGCATTTAGAGTACATATACATCTCATTTTCTGATTTAACTTATCACCTGTCCCTAAATTTGACTGTCTGTATGGTATTTGAAAGAAAGGAAAtctaggtttttgtttttgaaataaaaatccaGTTGCATTCTGGGTAATGTATTTCTTGTTAAGGGGACTTGTGAAGTGGAGTAAAATTCATGGTATTTCAGCTTCTGTTGCTTTGATTTTGACCATTCTTGTTTGCATCCCCATGTCTTGACTTTATCAGCTTTATCAAATAATGTCTATAATGGTAGTCAGTTGGGACGaacatttttgtagttttgagataaatgaaagaaatttagTCAATATTTAAAAAGGCCAAAAATTAACTGCAGCCACATCTACAGTAcatgcagcttttctttttcttttcttttctttttttattttttggtgttTGTGCTGTAGAGGAAAGTTTATGATTGTATTTGGAAATTTATTTAGTCAAtacctgtttttaaaaacacagagcCCAAACTAGATCTTCTTACTGCATATGTTTTTACTAGCCTATAGAAGATATCACCACATATAAATAACATAGAAATCAAGCAAAGACTTCCAGATGAATAAAATTACtggatacatttttttttagccatttattaattatttagccttttttcACTAAAATATCCACTGGTTTCATCATCTCAGTCATGTGTATTTTAATAAGGTATGATTGGTTGGTCTGTTTGTTGAGCAGAATCAGTTGTTTGAAGTGTCGACCTGGCGACTCACTAACCACATATATTCCTCTACAGGTTAGAGTGCTTATAATGTCAAACAACAGGCTCCTCGGACAGATACGCAGAACTTCTCAACTCCCAGCACCGATTCTAGGTGAGGTgtaaaatcagtcacacacattcatcgGATAATTTCTGCTCTGTACAGAAAATAACCAGGAAGTTTGATTATATTGTCTTGCAGGATGTTCAAAGTTGGCTTTCTGCATTTTGCCCATTGCTCAGATTGCAATTGGTGAGTCACAGAATCACTCATGGACGAACAGGATAATTTATTAGAGTTTAATAGTTTTACTCAGTAATATCCTGCCATTCTTCCCTGTGTCCACCAGGGTCAGTATACCTGAATGACTGTCCACGGCAGCAATACATCCCCATCTATCTGATTGTGTCGGGGGTCTTTGGCCTGATACTTGGAGTGCTCAGCTGCCTGCCCTGTGCTCAGGAGCCCGAAGACGGCACTGTCAACCTGCTGAGCCGAATCTGCACCGCCTGGAACTCGCTGACGAGTTTCTTTCTCTTCTGCTGGTTCATCACAGGTGAGTGACTCATTTAGCCACCACCAGAGGAAAGGCCTGCTTGTGGTTGCCAGGGAGACCCTAAATACGTGTAAATAGTTGCGTTCAGCAGACAAACCACTGCTCTAAATGGATGCCAGTGAGATTAAATATTAACACTTCTCTATGGAAACACTGAGGAGTTCTGCCTGATACTGAATGCAGCCTTTAAAATTATGTTACAGGTACATTATCTCTTTTATAATGaatttgaaatataaaataaaatcacctgcctcttcatcagtttttggaaatacatttttaaatttaaaaaaaagcttttaccTCTTTGAAAACTGTCATGATAAATGTGactttctgctgcagcatctTCCATTAGATGGCACCACAGTTCATCTGCACCTGTCACCTTTAGGAAAGACTGACCGGTTATTACCATTTCATGAGGAGTTTATTGCAAAGATGAATAAACTGCAAACTTCTGATCACTACCAGGGCACGATATCTTATGTTGATCTAGATTAATAAAACTCAGAAAAACTTAAAAGTAAGGCATCATGATGGCTCTGTAGAAAATAATCTACACCTCCTCAACCTTGTCCACTGCAGTCAACATAACAGACATTATCTCTCACTCAGCTTCCTCCCCCCAAGCTTTAATTTCTCACATTCCCTCCATTAAAGACTCCCTGTGGAGTTTATTACCTGGAGGTGTGTATGGATCCTCGTGTTGCATATCTGATTGTGAACTTGTGGCAGATATAACACACCACCTTACCAGAGCTGTGACACTAAGGCAAGAATACTGTAAAATGCCAGCAAtattaatgacccattaatttgaatcaggtgtgttgcagcaggaaaacatctaaaacctgcaggacaccagcctgTGAGGAGCAGAGATGCTGATCCCTGCTCTAGGGTAATATTTCAGATGTGCCAGCTGTGGAAGTCACCTGCTGTAGTAACAGATTTGAGCCACTAGATGTCCACcttactttcttcttctttaataaATACTTGCAAAACGCCTCctgttttcatgtaaaatgaATTAGAAAAACATTCCAGTCTCAGTGACGCTCCACTGCTGCTCTGCTGAACCATCTGTTGGCCATGCGACTTACTGAGAAAGCACATGTTCAGTCTGTCAGCTCTCTGTCCTCTAAACCTCATACATTATATCCAGTTCAGTTAGTTTCACTTTACAACTTTAATCCCAAAAAACTTTGgaaactgtgtaaaatgtaaataaaaaacaaatttaatggtttaaaaatctaaaatctgtATATTTTCTCCCTGTAAAAGAACATATtaacatattaaacattttaatattggcttgtttaatttaattgcgGGAGCAtgtcaaaaaacaaataaataaataaatctggacCAGGGGTAACAAAAACCAGGAAAAGTAATTGGCATGAATAAAgaaactggaggagcatttgtcaaataattagtttattcacaacaagtcagtaacatgactgagtataggagcatttcagagaggcagagcctctcagatatAAAGATCTGtgacaaacatgaaacaattttagaaaattggtcctcaatgtaaaattgtaaaaactTTTCGAACCATTTACAATtcataatatcatcaaaagatttagaaggaatctctgtgtgcaagGGAAAAAAGCCAAAGGTTAAAACTGGATGCTTGTGATCTTCAGTCCCTTGCAGCACTGTAACAAAatcagacatgattctctactggaaatcactgcatagactcaggaacacttccagaaatcactgtctgtgaacacagttcagcAGGAAAtctacaaatgcaggttaaagtgTCCCCCTGCAAAAAATTAGCCATATGTAAACATGACCcataaacattttctctgaatCAAAGCTTATTTCAAATGGTCTCAGACAAAGTGGTAAACTGCCCTGTTGTCAGATTAATAAAAATGGGAAATTCTTTTTGAAAACAATGGACACCGTGTCCTGTAGAATAAAAAGTAGAGAGACCATGCAAGTTTTTATCAGTGGGGAGTTCAAAGTCCCTGATGGTATGAagttgcattagtgcctataACATGGGCTACTTCCACATCTATGAAGGCTTCATCAGTGCTGAAAAGTACAAAGAGATTTCAGAGCAACATGTGCTCCCAATAGACATCATCTATTTCAGGGAACCTTTCACTAATAGAAAACATTTGAGCACCATGAAACTAAAAATCCAGGGACAAAGGCCCAGAACAGCTActtgagcagctagaatccagCATCAGACCAGAACGGGACAACAATCCTCTGCTTTAACGCctgcaactggtctcctcactttccagacatttaaaagaagaatttACACAATAGTGAACATCACTCTGTTCCAACTTCTTTG includes these proteins:
- the LOC121640803 gene encoding transmembrane protein 272-like, translating into MSNNRLLGQIRRTSQLPAPILGCSKLAFCILPIAQIAIGSVYLNDCPRQQYIPIYLIVSGVFGLILGVLSCLPCAQEPEDGTVNLLSRICTAWNSLTSFFLFCWFITGNVWIYSIYEPNYNKTATDVNLYCNKTLYLFAFWTTTLVYILLGLFLVIGCCVLFCFCLCGHADPDDNL